In Cotesia glomerata isolate CgM1 linkage group LG8, MPM_Cglom_v2.3, whole genome shotgun sequence, the sequence TAAAGCCATTGGGGGAAAAAGTTAGACCTAGGTATTCGTAGCTGTCGACGATGTCCAGTTCTTGGTCAGCGAGATGGAATTTTGTATTGTCGGGAATATTTAGcaagtattaaataatttttttcacaaataaattatagcaaagaaaataagaaaaaaaattgacaagtagaaatttaaaaaaattaaaaatgcaaattttaaaaaataatttattggagCAAATTTGCttgttactaaaaataattaaaataaatattggaacgatttcaaaataaaattctatgggtaaaaattaaaaaaaatttttgatgcaacattttaattataatttatttggtaATTGTTTAGTTTCACGGTCTACAATAATtgaacttataaaaataatattttttatttttttttacagtttatcaaaaatatgataattaaaacaaaaaaactgttttttttaattgttcaatactataatataatttggagtttaatttattattgtagcTAAAGGATACGAGATACGGAAAAATTGACTAAGACctttttgatataaattaaatttcctataaaatagGAAATAATTCTCTTAtcattttatgatatttttaataatcaacccaaaattttaattttaaattttctaagccaaagtattatcaaaaaaatttagaatctaattattaattcaaattctagCTAAATGAAAAGAGATAcggaaaaattaatatggacttttttaatctatgttattaagagaataagaaaaattttgtgcccaggatagtcatatgataaaatcggtttttttagtgaaaattggTGTCATTGTTAAGGTCTTAACTTGaatttgtgtcttttcaaggttttatataattctcaccgatagtcaatttattatgataagtatttaggctgcatttgaaaatactctatctctagatacataattaagaaatgaccttgtatcttgtgaactattaatatttttaaagatataagctcaccccgtaattacactcatcgagacctttcatttgagtacccacatcaatttttcatatatttatatatattatatatatttcacaaataccataaatataaaatgtataaaaaattcatgtgggtactcaaatgaaagctcttgatgagtgtaacatagggatgagcttatatctttaaaaaggtcaatatttaagaaagtgcTGTGCAATTatacaaaagtcattattttataaagcaaaattttatttacttatagttcacaagtcacggctgtCACATAGTGGCTACAAGGTTGCtagtagagaattaaattccTTACAAAAAAGATCTCTTATAATTTCTTCATATTGTTGATATTCAACCCAAAATTATTATcctaaattttctaaataaataatttaatcaatcaTTCTCAAACTcggatttaaaattaaaactctgGCTAAATGAAgagatatgaaaaaattgattattttttcgtacctTCAATACTTAGCCCACAATTtcgacttaaaaatttttgagaatatattcatgaaaatttttaagattaattgaaacaatttttaagtttatgaaaataaaatgatttattatcaaatgactaataattaaaaaattttctagatccACTCAGACTGCACAGACGAAGAATTCCTAACAATATCAAAGGAGCTAGAGTCCCAGAATATATTTTACCAAGTAAAAGAACTAGTCttagaagaaataaaacgCCACATCCGTGAAAAGATAGCTCCTAAATTTTGGCACGAGTTCCAGTCACTGGACAGCGACGATTACATCCAGCAGTACGGGTTCGAGCGGTTCAAAACCGCAGTCGACAATCTGTACACCGACTCAATAGAATTCTTGCCATTGCTAAAGCGACTAGAAGAACTCACAACCTCTAATCACTTGTTGTACGGAGAACCTAATCATCTAGCTCAATTCAAATTGCTGTTACGAGCCACTCTGTCTAACCAACTGCCGCTGGCTCATGAAACTATCATCGAGTTGTTTTATAAGGTTGCTTTTAATGTCTTTTGCAACACTGACGCTGgtgagtaatttttatttaatgtattaatttatttactcacttatttatttatttctctgGATTATTTCAGATTCAAACGATGACGCGGCTGAGTGTCGCGGTTGCAGTAAAGACTTGGATAATTGCGAGTGCCAGTCCATCGTATTTATGTTCCACGAGACTAATAGAAAATTGATGGAATTGGAGTTACTTGAGAGATTAGTCGGCAATGTACTTACATCTTTAATTCACATTAGGATTAAAGAGCATGTACATCAGATGtgtgataaattatttgatgtTTCTCAGCTTAATGCGCTTGATAAtgtaagtaattataattattgaatttattatttattgttgtcgactattattagttttattttgattattcttAGTTGACCtctctaaataatttatctatttatttattttagaaattttttctttttaataaaataatacatttaatatttgacatcaatattgaataaaattaaaaaatagtaaatttaatattaattttaaactgataaaataaaattaaattaataattgtaaaattctttgaatttttaaattattggctagaaaattgaaaaatataagtgaaaattaaaatttttttcctttacaaaaatcaagacatttaaaaagaattttttttaattttatttttgaaagattaaaaaaaaattttttaatttatagtgaaataaattatgaatgaaaaaatgtgaacaaaatgaaaaaaaaaaaaaatttttataataatttattgaaaaaatatcttaaaaattgtaaaatgtcttttaattttatagtaatttaaaaaaaaatatatattttattattttttttgaaagaaatcaaattttttttttttttttgtaacaataatttattttttgaagcaTATTTTACGGaatacatttaataatattttttgttatttgtagtattaatatgtaatattctaatatttaatgatataaatattacagtgGCTAGAAACAGTAGTAATGAGCTGGTTGACAAGAATTTACTCAGGCGGTTCATCAAAGACAGAAACGCTAAGTGAAAATATACGTGAagcaatattaaaattcaagagaaaattaTCTCACTATTTATATGAAACTTATACAAAGATCAGAATCGAACAATtatttgatataataattGGTAAGTAAAaagttgataataataatttatgtacttgagacatgaaaaaaattataatttaaaaacaatgatctttgtttttatttcttattttttatttaagctcATGATGATCTTACactaatcgagacctttcattcgagtacccacatcaaattttcatatattttatataatatatatatatatatatatatttcacaaataccaaatatataaaatatataaaaaattcatgtgagtacttaaatgaaaggtctcgatcaGTGTAATATCattatgagcttatatctagtTATTTTGCCTTGTatcttattaaatatcaacatttttgaagatgtaagctcatcatgatgttacacttatcgagatctttcatttaagtactcacatggtttttttttatatatttatatatgacaCTTAAGTTAAATcctaaatacaatttatatacAGTAGATTCTCGGTAACTCGAACCTTGTTAAGTCGAAATCCTCAGtaactcgaaaaaaatttgtattccTTTCCGCTGAACTCTTAAATTCGCGAtatctcgaattatttagacTCTGTAACTCGAACTTAGTATTGTTTCCCTTCCAGTATCGATAAAGGATATTTATACTCTATAACtcgaattttaaaagtaaaattctaTACGTCGAagttagtaaaatataaagacGTTTTTCTCCAAACTGTCCAAGCTTATAGCAATCAAATCTGAATTCCtataagaattttcaatgctTCTTATATTCTTGTTTGCAATGTATATTTTCTCTCCAAGTTATTTTCTTGCAAATCaagtattttcttaatttttttggtctacttacaaattttgaaCATCTTGTTAAGTCGAAAACTCGTTAACATAGTGTTATACCATCATGAGCTAATATCTTGTTATTTTGCTTTATATCTGCTTAACTATcaacatttttgaagatataagcccaTCATGAGCATACACTAATCTAGACCTTTCatctgagtacccacatgacccACATGacttttttgatatatttatatatgacatatataccaaatacatttatatataaaatatataaaaaaaaaaccatgtgggtacttaaattaaaggtcttgattagtgtaacattatgatgagcttatatcttcgaaaatgttgatatttaataagatACAAGACGAAATAACAAGATATAAGCTgatcatgatgttacacttatcgagacctttcatttgagtacccacatggttttttcgtatatttatatatgacaCATATATCCCAAATACatctatatataaaatatatgaaaaattgatgtgggtactcaaatgaaaggtctcgatcattgtaacatcatgatgagcttatatcttcaaaaatgttgATAATTAAGCAGATACAGAGCAAAATAACGTTaggaagaaattattaaaattactattattaaaaattattaacaaacaataaaaattttcagaatacCCAGATTCACAGCCAGCAATTGACGACCTGCGTTTATGTCTAGAACGAACGGATCTCCAAAAAGCCTTGGTTGTAAACTTACAAACAGCTTTAAAAAACCGACTGCTCCACGCAGGTGTCAACACTCCAGACGTATTAACGGCATACATTGCAGCAATAAAAGCGCTCCGTCAACTGGACCCTACTGGAGTTTTATTAGAAACAGTATCAGAGCCAATAAAGTCTTATTTACGCAGTCGTAGCGACACTGTTCGGTGCGTAGTCAGCGGACTGCTCGACGATTTTCCAAGTGATCTCGCAGATGAGCTAGTAAAAGGAGAACCTCTCCAGCTGGACGATGGGTCtgctgatgaagagagtgaAGACTGGGAAAAATGGATGCCTGATCCTGTTGATGCTGATcctggtaatttattttataattaccgtgataaaacaattaatttaaatcaagagaCAAatattaaaccaaaaaaaatcatttttaaaaatcttgaaccaaaaaatttttctacttaatgGACAAAagaaaagtggaaaaattaaattcataactaggatttattaatattaaataccaGCCAAGCCCTTCTagtgaaattgtaaaaattatattatttttgagaCTAGAAGCTATTACAGTTTCACTTAAAACCTTTAACAgtttatatactaaaaaaaaaattaatttgaaacaaGACagaattcttgaaccaagaaaataatgttgaaaactttttatttgcttgaatcaagacaaaatatttttcaagtaaagtTTAATTACACTAAGGAAAATTTCTTAgtacaagaatttttctacttaagacaagaagatgaagttcttcaaaattatttacttgattcaagttaattttttttctgtgttatAGTAAAAGGTTTAAACGTTTAAATTTTGTTctcatatttaatatttcatactGAAAAAATGTTCAACATAGGATtttaaggacaaaattttaactaaattgtttaaaataaaacgcgataattctaaaattatcttagaagtacttcgaaaatcttaaaattcacgaaaaagttcttaaaattcactattatatttgaaaatttccgaTTATTTATGTGGTCCCaaaatctaatttatttattaaataaattagattaatttaattaataaagattaACTAACTATTaatctatttaataaattattcacagCAAAATCAAACCAAAGACGGATGTCAGACATAATTTCTATGCTGGTGAACGTCTACGGAAGCCAGGACCTCTTTGTTAACGAGTACAGGACCCAATTAGCAGACCGACTGCTCTCTCAGCTGAATTATCACACAGAGCGCGAGGTCAGGCACCTCGAGCTGCTGAAACGCCGGTTTGGAGAGAATCAATTACACTTCTGTGAAGTTATGCTCAAAGATATTTATGACTCGAAGCGGATTGATGGATTGATCCAGTCGAATGTCAATTACACCGCGGAGAAATCTGCGTTTGACACTTCGGCGCTGATCTTGTCCGCGCAGTTTTGGCCACCGTTCAAAGAAGAGTGGAAACTTCAGCTACCCAAGTTCGTTCAAGACCAGCTGGATAAGTATGTCAAGGCTTATGAGACCCTTAAGGGCAACAGGACTCTTAGCTGGAAGCCACATTTAGGAAATGTTCATTTGGAAATTGAATTGAAGGATCGGAAACTTGATCTCAATGTCGCTCCTATTCATGCGACTATTATTGTATTGTTTCAAGATAAAAGTAAGTTTTTGATTAATCTTAAGTAGCTGAACTAACTTAAGGGGTTGTgtatgcgtgtgtgtgtgtgtgtgtgtgtgtgtacgtgTGCGTTTCTTTAACGCTAATGCCTTCGGTAAGACAGcagtcgaaaaaaatcaagaaaattttgaaaaaaatcgaggaaattcaaaaaaaaattgcaatttttttttttcgaatttcttAAAAAGTTAATCTCTTTGaccgaaaaaataaagattttttagaacaaaaaatttttttcactgaaaaaatgaataaaaatcgaACAATTGCTCATCATGGTGATTTTTGCGAAAACAAAGAATTTGAAGCTACGGGGCAATATGCAAAAAAATCGCAGCGCGTTGAATTTTTCAGAGATTTTAGGGGACACTTCAAGGTTGAAAAATTACTGACGATATCCTCCGTTCATCCATTTTATCCAAAGTTATCCAAATATCCTTAATCAtgcgaatttttattttttttttcagtcaaagTTTTTTGCTTTGATTGACGATAACTCTGCGATAAATTATCGTACAGGCTTTTTGATTACGTCAAATTAAAAggcattaaattttctaaaagagCTTTTGAagtaaagaatattttttgaagCTCGTAGACCTTTtttagatgataaaaaatttggaaaattttttttttggtagttTTCTTAAGATTACTCCAGATCCaaacatgataaaaaaattaggaaaatggttgaccctgaaggctatccctgcaacttcccgctaatttcatacttaggcgcttaaaattgcaccaatgacgtttttgagctcttcgagcttaaaaatacaatttatgggttattttgagctctccgagctcaaagagattgctttcctatgcttttgagctcttcgagctcaaaagtctgatagagatttgataagacactattttttaaatttttaaaccgcaataacttttgaatgaataaaccgatttttacgcggttagaagtattcgacgcagtttttcaagcctcataaagaaactcaaattttaaattgatcgcgctaggaatttcggagttattccgaaaaaacactttttttcggttttctttcgttcacgatatctctcgaacgaatcaaccgattttgaccggactggtggcgatcgacgtgatttttcgaggttaagagctgattagtttttggaattgaaccatcaagccgtttaaaagttattccaaaaaaaccacatttgaaaaaattttttttttcagttttttgaagatttctcaaaatctattgatctgaatcgatccaaatagttttcaaaatctaagtttggtcaagccctttcgaatggcaccaaccgcgatgaaatcgatcaagccgttcaaaagttataagcagttcacatactttcacacaaacacacacacacacacacacacacacacacacacacacacacacacacacacacacacacatacagacaccgtgacaacctcgcggggatagtcagggaagcttcctgtgatcttcaaatgtcgagatctgatgaaaactcgatttttgcaaaacggggtgaaaacaataacttcccgatttttgaaaatcttcgattttcttagcgggaagttaaaaattttcatgatcaTATCTGGAAACTAGACACTTAGAGCTacaatttgcattttttttgctGTATGATCATTTTCTTCGGAGTAACAGCTCGTTGAAAATCAccttaaaatttggaattttttttgttggtcTTGTGTGTTGGTTTACTGTCGAATAAGTACACACAACATACATAATAAAAGGGCACAACACAGTAACAAGCTTATATGTTGGTCTACTGTCTAATAAACACACATAAAATTCATGATAAAAGGTCACAACACGATGGGTGGGATCAGTTGTCAGTGGGGTCATTTGACGTGGGATCAGTAATCGCGGTATCAGATGTCGTGGTATTTAATTCCGGGGATTAATTATCATGgaaccattttttttatatcccttaatttttgtgactagTGTATTGTCAGTGAATTGTTgttggaaatttaattctttataaagaaatatctCATCAACTATCCGCTTGCTCTTATCATTGAGTCAGAATTTCAATTTGAAATGTAATTTTCAGAGAATTTGATTAgactaaggtaaaagacccaatacCGGAACGACGAAGGGTACATGACTGGTTTTTATTActtagaaaatattcaaatggttcattagtaataataattcatccaATCATGTAGATTAAACATGTAGTTAcacgaaaataattaaatttatcaattttgtcgaatttaatattaaaaaaaacatgttttttgaaaaagtctAAAAGACCCAGTATCGGAACACCTTAAATGCCTAGTCCCAATACCGGAATATGGTTGACCCAATACCGGaacgataaataaaac encodes:
- the LOC123270779 gene encoding anaphase-promoting complex subunit 2, whose protein sequence is MMADLYGCNGIVDKIIYAFPILNGQIHSDCTDEEFLTISKELESQNIFYQVKELVLEEIKRHIREKIAPKFWHEFQSLDSDDYIQQYGFERFKTAVDNLYTDSIEFLPLLKRLEELTTSNHLLYGEPNHLAQFKLLLRATLSNQLPLAHETIIELFYKVAFNVFCNTDADSNDDAAECRGCSKDLDNCECQSIVFMFHETNRKLMELELLERLVGNVLTSLIHIRIKEHVHQMCDKLFDVSQLNALDNWLETVVMSWLTRIYSGGSSKTETLSENIREAILKFKRKLSHYLYETYTKIRIEQLFDIIIEYPDSQPAIDDLRLCLERTDLQKALVVNLQTALKNRLLHAGVNTPDVLTAYIAAIKALRQLDPTGVLLETVSEPIKSYLRSRSDTVRCVVSGLLDDFPSDLADELVKGEPLQLDDGSADEESEDWEKWMPDPVDADPAKSNQRRMSDIISMLVNVYGSQDLFVNEYRTQLADRLLSQLNYHTEREVRHLELLKRRFGENQLHFCEVMLKDIYDSKRIDGLIQSNVNYTAEKSAFDTSALILSAQFWPPFKEEWKLQLPKFVQDQLDKYVKAYETLKGNRTLSWKPHLGNVHLEIELKDRKLDLNVAPIHATIIVLFQDKNEWTIDELSEAMHIPATVIRRKITFWVSQGLLKQTSTDVFHLQEESSNKNRVISEVIEEEEVESAMASASDQREEELQVFWSYIVGMLTNLDSMPLERIHQMLKMFASQGPGAVECGLPELRQFLDKKVREHQLLYSGGLYRLPKI